The Denticeps clupeoides chromosome 4, fDenClu1.1, whole genome shotgun sequence genome segment GGCTGATGGCCTCATCAATGCTCAGACTGTATGAAGTCCAAATACTCAGCACTTTTGCTCCCAGAGTAAGATTGGAGACAAGACCCTATAGGAACAGAATAATCTGTGTGAGTATAGACACTTTCAGTGCTGATCTTTATATAATTTCAGATTGcctaatatatacacacacacacacacacacacaaactctgcttACTTTGGTTGACTGAATGTTACATAAAACCTCACTGtttcttcactttcaaatagaTGTACAATGTACAAACTGAAGATTTTGTGGTTTTTCAAACTTCTTTCACAGTTCAATTAATTTGAGTTTTATTTACTACtattaaatacaattattataatCATCAGCACAGATATACATTCGCAAACCTTGAAGTCATTGATATCTTTTCCATAATTAATGCGGCCCATGTTCTCCACAAGCACATCCAACTGGCTTCCAGCCTTTCCTGTTATATTCAGGCTGATTGCTTTGTCCCTTTCAAGAATTCCAGCAGCAATCTTGTGAGCAAGCAAACAAATGAGATTAAAAAACGATcaacatttgttttaatgaatttaagACGCTAAACAGTAATCTCACCCCATCTACAGAAACATAAGCACGATCATGGACTCCATTCAGAGGCGAAGACAAAGCGGTTGGTTTGGAGCAGTCCACAGGCAGTGTGGTTCGATACAAGATGAATCCAAATTGCTTCATGAAAAAATAAGTAATTGGAAGGTGATTGTACAAAAACCtcttataaaaataataagccAGCGTATACAATATTTACCTGATTGAGATCAAGGAAGGAGATAGGGTACACGCTTTTCACAGGGCCGGAAAAGGACAAGATGTCTAGAGCATCATACACAGTGGTAAGCTGAGGAAGAAAACATTTGGATGATAACAGCTAATATTTTAATACAGTGATTCTTCAATCACATTTGATGACTTCACTGTGAGTGAGGAAAAAATCTCATGCATACTCACTTTCTTCATCGTCACAGGTCCATAGGCATACTTAGGTGTTGATGGGGGTGGAGGCCCCTCTGGTATCTTTCTATactattaaataaatgtaaatgttaaaataaatttgatAGGTCACATTTTGTTTCCAAGTGACAAAAAAGATCAGTCCCTGTATGTACAGAGCATGCAGAAAGTATTAATGGCGCattgttttttccacattttgttatgttattcCAAAATACTGaggaaaaattaatttaatccattttgaaataaggctgtaacataacaaaatgtggaaaaagtgatgctctGTGAATTATCTCCAGATGCGCTGTATATatctatgtaaatataattttaatataagcatgaatgcatttgtttgttaaaaatcaataaaaatatatttttaaacttgTGGAGCCCATGACCTTTCAACTATTTTTCTGAATATCTGAGACCATTTTTTGATTTCGTTTAATAAATGGTAAAATGCAAAAGTGTACCACTGGTGTCATACCATTTTTATTACGTCACGGATGGCAAAGTATTTGTCAGTGAGGTCTCCAGCCTCGGTAAGTGGTGCATCATAATCATAGCTGGTGGGCTGTGGAGCATAAGGTCCATTGGCTCCTTTAAtagagacaaaaataaaatcagccGTTTTTTAGGAGACCtttgctgttttaaaaaaaaaaagtcacagtaATTTTCAGTAcatctatatgtttttttttttatgagattaTCTTCTAAAAGATTCATTCACAAACTTTTTGGGGCATTTAGCAGTTCATGGACTAaacctagtcctagactaataGAGAGCTTCAATTGAATTCTATATTCAAAATGCTTTTAGTCTAGGCTTAATATATGAATGGGAAACTGATCCTTAATGTTTAAAGAATTTTATGACAAATGCAGACAGACCTATATCAGATGTTCatataatacaatttaaaaaaattaccgTTCCAGTATCCAAAATTGGTTCCTCCAATAAACATGTATCTGAAAAACGTATATATCCAGTAAAGTGAAGAAGCAACAACACAAATTTTTCATAAATCTTTGGTTTATGCTTACAAATTTACATTGGCCCCCATGTTCAGCATATCTACCAGGGTTTTGACAACAGCAGATGTTGGAACCCTTGAGTGTTGCTCACCCCAGTGGTCCAGCCAGCCAGTGTAGAACTCTGAGTTCACCTGTAATTACATCACAGCCTACATTACTATTGGTTTGTGTTCATTgttttgtatgagtgtgtgtctgtgtgtgtgctgcacaaAAAGGCAGACAAATCACATCCACACAGCTTACTGTGTAAAACAAAGTCAGACTAAATTAAAAGtagtttttaaacatatacCAGAGGTCCATGTGGTTCAGCATATCTCTGAGCAGCAAAAGCAGCAGTCACATTTGAACCTGTTATGGACACACATTCAGAAGTTGAAACACTACATTGTGCTAACTTTATTCATGTTAATAACAGTCAACATCAGTCAGTCTCTGTTAATTGTTCTTACCTGGGCCGAAGTCCACAGTGGCATACATGCCCTGCAATGAGCCACACTTAAGGTAGGAAACCCCCGCCCCGTCTGTGCTGAAGAGGACAACGTCCTGTCCCAGGTGTGACCGGAACAATGACACCAGGTGACGGAGATAGCTGTAGTCACATGCAAAATAGCTGCCATACTCGTTCTCAACCTGAAGGTTCATGCAAACAGAGACAAAGAAGAACAGTTGTTTGAGCAGAGAAAGGAGCACAATGAAAGTTGAAGCAGTTTCGTCAACATTCTTAAGTTCACTTCCAATTTTTCTTGCATACACAAGAATACAGAGAACGGCCTTTTGTGGAGAAAATGCACATAGCAATTAAGTTGAATAGGTTCTCTATACACATTATTATGCACATTATCACTGATCAAAATATCAAGACATCATTAATCATGCATCATGTCGATCATGTCATtcctaaatcaaataaataaaaagactaCATGCCTGAACAGTAATTATTGGTCCTCCATTCTGATACAGAAAAGGCTTAATCATGGGGAGCAGTTTACCCATCCACTTGTCAACCGCGTTAATGTAAtctatgggggaaaaaaatggaaaaagtgatttAACACAAACTACTAACTAGCTACAAAACTAGAAGTTCAATAACTCACCTGGGTCTGAAGTACGAAGGACtatgtcttttttatttagtaaCCAAGCTGGTAGGCCACCCTACAAAAAATAGGTTTCTCTGGTTAAAATACAGACATTTCCTTATCACACTGCTGCCTTGCTCACATTCTCTCATTCGCTCACCATATCCCACTCTCCACAGATGTAGGGACCAGGTCTGAGGATGACAAGAAGCCCAATGTCATGGGCAAGTTGGATAAAGTGCATCACGTCTCTGTCTCCACTGAAGACATACTGACCAGGATGTGGTTCATGGAAATTCCATGGAATATacctgtatgtatatatataaataattaaaagcattaCATGAATTTGATGTGTTTACATGTTATGGCATCATGACACACATATAATGAAAACCTCACGGCTCACtcgtggctgccagagcccatcacaggacactgggcacacacacacattcactcacacctagaGCGCATGCCTTTGTagagtgggaggaaactggagcacccagaggaaaccagtggcaacatggggagagcatggagcatgttgatctttttttgtcatcaatTATACAAGGTGATCCAAGTATGATCTAAGACCAAGCAGGATGCACACCTAGAGAGTTGCCCTGAGGCAGAAGTATGAAAAACTATTAagtttatctaaaaaaaaaatgatcatactGACATCTGAATTGCATTGAGTCCAGCCATGTACATCTTCAGTAGCCGGTCTTTCCAATAGACTCGAGGGATCCGGTTGTAGTGGATGCTTCCGGAAATATATTGGAATTCTGTGCCATCTTTCCGGAAACAGTCATTTTTGTAGTCTATTTCAAAGGTGCGAGGTGATGCAACCTAATAAACAGGATATTTAGTCAAAAACACAGTGTAAAACATATCTTTATATAGATCATATATTTTATAGCCTACTGTTAAATTTCATATGACACCATTGTGACTCATAGCTTTTGCCCTCACTTCCTCACATAAAAAACAGTTGACACCCTAACTAATTTTTGTTCAATTGTTGTAATATTCGGCTGCATTCGGTTATTTATTTTCATCGTTATGCATTCGTAGTTATAAAACAAATACTGTATAAAACCTCTTTCACGTGGTCCTCCTGTTCATCTTAATTCAGATAACGATTTGCTGCGTTTGATACGTTCTAAAACCCCTGGTTCTCAAAGTAATCTGCAACTTTACATCAGCTACAGTTAGAAGCATATCATTGAAATGTGCACCAAAAGAGGTCAAATGTGCACTTACGACAGTTTGAAGGGTTACGAGTAAGAGGAGCGCAGCGTCTCTGAAAGCCATGTTCGGTCCCGTGATGATGAGGCTGAAAGGTTCGAGTTTTGGTGAAGGCGGTGCGGAAGTGGACGCGGGTCACGTGACCGGAGAGCTGACGGTGCAGTAATGCAGCTTGACGGAAGATGGCGGtagacggaaaaaaaaacatgtaaatgatttaataaaacatgtaatacaaaatataatgtaAAGTAATGTGTATTAAAAGTTTGGTGAATTTTTCGTAAAGATAAAATCTGTCCATTAGTTCACTATCATTTCCACCACACAGTATAAAGCATTCTGGGATCTGGCATTAGCCGACAAACGTATCAGGAGATTTTCAACGGGTTGACGGGCCAATTCGGAGCTGCGTTCGGACGtctgtccagcaggtggcgctgtagACGCACCGTGAGACGCGCTGGcctctagaaaaaaaaacattagaagaAGAAGGACGCGTGTTACCGGGTTCCTGCTTGTTTGCATGGCCACGTGTCTGTTCTAATTTAACACGAGGTGGCTACCGCCGGTTCAGGGAAATAGTTCGTCGATAGAACGAACACGAGGGGCAAATGGATACGGAAAACTCGCAGCCGAAACTGCCGAGTGTCGACGTGGAGTCTTCCATCGCCTCTCGGACGCGCAGTGGCCGCGGATCGCGCGTTGCGGCTGCCGAGGTGAAAACCCCGACTCGCCGGACAAGAAAGTCTGTCATTCAGAACTCGTGTTCGGGGGGTTCGGGAACGGACACGGTCCCCGAACCGGAACCGCCAGTGAAACGGTCCAAAGTGGAAGGCTGTGGCCTCCCAAATGGTCCCCTGTCCGCTGAGCTTTTGGTTCCGGACCCTTTGGTGTCTGCGGGCAGCGGGCAAACGCGTGAAACCTCTGCAGTCGCTGACAAGGCCAACGAGAAGGAGAATCGCGGAGGCAAGAAATCTGCTGGTCATGCCCGTCAGAGCATTCCCATGGGGAAACCCAAATCCGGGCGCATATGGAAAGATCGGAATAAGCAGAGgtaatgttttttcccccacccctACAAAAGTTTGCAAATGCTGGCGTGGAATTTTCTGAAGTGGTGACGGATCGACCATCGTTCTGCTCCAGGTTCTCTGCTCTGCTGAGAGACAAACCCTTGCGCACTTCTTGGGAGAAGAAAATGCAGGCCAAGAGGGAAAAGGCGCTAGTAAAGCAGTACCACATGCAACTAAAAGAAGGAAAAGCAAGAGAGAAGCAGGTTGGGGATTTTGTTTAATCCGTCTGTTGGCGTGTACAGCATTCTGCGATTCTCAGGTTTGCCTCAACTGCATGTCTTCTTTTGCaggaaaagaggaagaggagagaagaaaacTTGCAGAGAAAGGctgaaaatgaaaggaaatcGGAGATCGTGCAAGTGGTAAAGATGAGCAGATTACACGTGACACCGCAGAGCACCCAGTGAAATATCGTCTGTCTTTTAACCCATTTACTGccgcacagcacgcggtgacacaacaaaatgtgtcctctgcttttaaccatcacccttgttgagcagcgggcagccatgacagatgcctggggagcagtgtgtggggacagtgctcagtggcaccttggcggatcaggcaaccttctgactacggagccgcttccttaactgctaggtcaccactaccctgagggagcagtgggcagccaatgAAAGCACCTTGGCATTTCGGGATTTGGACTGTCCGCtgctttacctgctaggccactgcaTGGGCGAAATTAACCGATAGAAACCCACATATTTTGGTCGAACTAGCAGGATGATCAGGACCAGTTGCCATGTCACAGATATTTAACTTATTTATGGTTTTACAGAAGCTTCTCTATTAtgtcaggtggtagtagcctagtggataagataCTCACCAATGAatcataagacccaggttcaatccccactttctaccattgtgtctctgtgcaagacatttaaccccaagttgctccgtaatattgattgtaaattgctGTGATAGATaggggagtctgataaatgctgtaaatgttatgtctAGCCTTTCAGGAAAGATCATTAATGGTTTGTTCCTTCATTTCAGATAAAGAACACTGCTAAGATCAAACGGATGAAGAAAAAGCAACTCAGGAAGATTGAGAAGAGGGACACACTATCTATGCTGCAGAAATCACAACATAATGGAAAGGCAAATTAGGGTGTGGGGAACCTCCCGAGGACCTCCTGTACTATTCAAGAGAGCATATAAacgaatgaattttttttcaccattcaCTCTCGAGAACATTGCGGAGTTGCTTGCCCCTCTTGCTAATAAACCTTTAACCTAATAAACCAGTAATACATGGGTTACCATAGCCTTTTAAGTAGtatctgttgttttttattctattcCTGAGCCACTGTGTCCTTCATCTGCTTCACACTGTCTGTGTTCTTTTAACCAGATAGCATGTTAAAAGTTGTTCAATGCTTACAGAAGCTTTGTGTTCTGCAGTGGGATCTAAATGTCCCAGTGGGTTCTAAATATCATTCTTAACAGCTGCCCACACTGCAGTGGGTTCTAAATGTCCCAGGTCTTGCTGCTCGTTGACACTTTTATGTTGATTGATATGCTGGTGTGAGCTGAAAATCCTAAATTTATGTTTTGGGGAGATCACATGGGGGGGAAAAGGTAATTAAATGTTCAACGTTTATTTGAATGCATGGCATTCATTCGCACAGTTTtccatgtgcttgtgtgtattgAAGAATATTTTTGATTTTCCATTAGTCTGTGTGTTAATTATTTTGATCTGCTCATGCTGTGATTTTGATATGACTGAGGGCTGTGTTAGAGCATTGTAATTGATTAGCTTGATTGAACTTCATCTTGACATACTGTACTTGACCAGCTGGGATGACCCTGATCTGTCCATCATAAGTTGATGAagcagcaaaagaaaaacagaagacaCTGGCTGTGAAATTTTATGCATGTTTCACATCCCGTTATAGATTGAAAGGTACACTTTGCTAAATGTACAACCTTTAAATTTCCACAATTGATTTGCTCTGAAGCTCTGTTTTCATAAAGTTATGCAATATCACATTTATTTCAGTCTGGAGTTGTATTTTTGATGGGTGATTCTCCAAGGCTGGATGTGGTGGCCAGTGCATGCTTTCTACAATGCATCCCCAAACATTCTCGGTCAGGTTAAGGTGGGGTCAATCCAAGTATGTAAATGATGATGCAAGATCCCGATGACTTTAACTCAAAATATGCCATCAGGACCGACAAAAATGGAAAAGCCTGATCATTCAATATATTCAGGTAGTCAGCTGACTGCATTTTATTGCCTTACACAGAAGATCTCAGAGCTGCGATCACTGGAACAGGGTGACGTGACCTTTGTGAAGTCCAATCGTTGTACTGATCAGCCTCACTAAGCACATAAACACAGATCCGGTTAATCCTTTTGCTTTTACTTCCACTATTAAACTCACAGCTCTGAGTTTAACAGGTCTGTTATGATTTTTCTGCTGATATGATTGTTTTCCACTGTCATTTCAGGTTTTAATGAACAGACCGTTCATTTAAGAAATCTTTATagttttttgtgcaaaaatattaaacatcttttccaccccacccccataAGGAATATTCCCCTAATGTTCcgaaagaattttttttgtgtacttgCCTCGTCACGGTGCTTTCCTGTGTTTTGCTTACATTACTCAATAAAAGGCCATTCAAGCCCATGCTGATGCACAGTGAGCCATGGCAGCACTCTCTTGCTTACCACAGCTGCAGGTGTGTATATTTTAACAAAGTTATCTCAAAATCTGTTTAAGCTTTTGTTAAGTGTTaatgtaatttgtgtgtgtgtgtttttgaagctACACATTGTTTAATTGTCAGAATTGTTCCCTCTTTGAATCTGTATTTCAGCACAACCTCTGTGCACCCTGTGAGCCACAGCGCTCCACTCCCCCTCTTTGGTGTGGAGACGTTGTTCATGCGCATCTAGAGGTTATCAAAGACAAATCCTCTTGGGGTCATATCTGGGTGTCGGTCTGGAATGGCTCAGATGGCAGAGTGTCTCATCTCAAGCTGAAAAGCATCGACACCATtggga includes the following:
- the glb1 gene encoding beta-galactosidase, with the translated sequence MAFRDAALLLLVTLQTVVASPRTFEIDYKNDCFRKDGTEFQYISGSIHYNRIPRVYWKDRLLKMYMAGLNAIQMYIPWNFHEPHPGQYVFSGDRDVMHFIQLAHDIGLLVILRPGPYICGEWDMGGLPAWLLNKKDIVLRTSDPDYINAVDKWMGKLLPMIKPFLYQNGGPIITVQVENEYGSYFACDYSYLRHLVSLFRSHLGQDVVLFSTDGAGVSYLKCGSLQGMYATVDFGPGSNVTAAFAAQRYAEPHGPLVNSEFYTGWLDHWGEQHSRVPTSAVVKTLVDMLNMGANVNLYMFIGGTNFGYWNGANGPYAPQPTSYDYDAPLTEAGDLTDKYFAIRDVIKMYRKIPEGPPPPSTPKYAYGPVTMKKLTTVYDALDILSFSGPVKSVYPISFLDLNQQFGFILYRTTLPVDCSKPTALSSPLNGVHDRAYVSVDGIAAGILERDKAISLNITGKAGSQLDVLVENMGRINYGKDINDFKGLVSNLTLGAKVLSIWTSYSLSIDEAISQGLLHGRDFKRRVPIRRPSRLLQHSVSSLPTFYSGTFSIADGIPDLPQDTYIQFPNWKKGQIWINGFNLGRYWPDRGPQITLFVPASLLSTAVLNNITVLELEGAPCAPGPCTVEFTAIPVLNATLASLRDHSTHQFHKGDLLY
- the ccdc86 gene encoding coiled-coil domain-containing protein 86; the protein is MDTENSQPKLPSVDVESSIASRTRSGRGSRVAAAEVKTPTRRTRKSVIQNSCSGGSGTDTVPEPEPPVKRSKVEGCGLPNGPLSAELLVPDPLVSAGSGQTRETSAVADKANEKENRGGKKSAGHARQSIPMGKPKSGRIWKDRNKQRFSALLRDKPLRTSWEKKMQAKREKALVKQYHMQLKEGKAREKQEKRKRREENLQRKAENERKSEIVQVIKNTAKIKRMKKKQLRKIEKRDTLSMLQKSQHNGKAN